One Streptomyces sp. NBC_00102 DNA segment encodes these proteins:
- a CDS encoding PaaX family transcriptional regulator C-terminal domain-containing protein has protein sequence MKPRQLIFELYGDYLRHRGGEVRLRGLVAVMGCFGIPDTTVRVVVARMRKEGWLAGRREGRETVYSLTEEGRRLLAERRDRIYGRAPTPWDGRWHLVTYSVPETERALRDQLRKKLARHGFGALSPALWLSPHDRTEPVRAAFADQPGVRLDVFRSDTAGPEEDRSIAARAWDLAALDRDYGTLIAAHAPALTALRAGNTTGEAALTGRVTLIHDFRPIVFNDPDLPPELLPDDWHGTQARAMFLDSLGLSRDTAHAFADRLITEA, from the coding sequence GTGAAGCCACGGCAGCTGATCTTCGAGCTGTACGGCGACTACCTGCGGCACCGGGGCGGTGAGGTCCGCCTCCGGGGGCTGGTGGCCGTCATGGGCTGCTTCGGCATCCCCGACACCACGGTCCGCGTCGTCGTCGCCCGGATGCGGAAAGAGGGCTGGCTCGCCGGACGGCGCGAGGGCCGGGAGACCGTCTACTCCCTCACCGAGGAAGGCCGGCGGCTGCTCGCCGAGCGCCGCGACCGGATCTACGGCCGGGCCCCCACCCCCTGGGACGGGCGCTGGCACCTCGTCACCTACTCCGTGCCCGAGACCGAACGGGCCCTGCGTGACCAGTTGCGCAAGAAGCTGGCCCGCCACGGATTCGGTGCCCTCTCCCCGGCCCTCTGGCTCAGCCCCCACGACCGTACGGAACCCGTACGGGCCGCCTTCGCCGACCAGCCCGGGGTGCGCCTGGACGTCTTCCGCTCCGACACCGCGGGCCCCGAGGAGGACCGGAGCATCGCCGCCCGGGCCTGGGACCTGGCCGCCCTCGATCGCGACTACGGGACGCTGATCGCGGCGCACGCGCCCGCGCTCACCGCGCTCCGCGCCGGGAACACCACCGGAGAGGCCGCGCTCACCGGGCGCGTCACCCTGATCCACGACTTCCGGCCCATCGTCTTCAACGACCCCGACCTGCCGCCCGAGCTCCTGCCGGACGACTGGCACGGCACCCAGGCCCGTGCGATGTTCCTCGACTCGCTCGGCCTCTCCCGGGACACCGCCCACGCCTTCGCGGACCGGCTCATCACCGAGGCCTGA
- a CDS encoding SDR family oxidoreductase encodes MRFAVIGGTGLIGSQVVNDLNAAGHEAVPHAQSTGIDVISGRGLREAVAGTDAIVNLTNSPTFDEASPAFFQKSMDNLLAAGAEGGVGHFVVLSIVGVDQVPELDYYRAKTLQEDILAAGPIPYSIVRATQFMEFVEAVLSWTTENGTVRLPATPIQPIAAADVALAVAEVAAGSPLGGVRNIAGPDVFTLDELGRITVAHAADGRTVVTDPTAGMFAAVRGDVLTDKSAHLAPTRYTDWLA; translated from the coding sequence ATGAGATTCGCGGTCATCGGCGGTACCGGGCTGATCGGCTCGCAGGTCGTCAACGATCTCAACGCCGCCGGTCACGAGGCGGTTCCGCACGCGCAGTCCACCGGAATCGACGTGATCAGCGGACGGGGTCTGCGGGAGGCGGTGGCGGGCACCGACGCCATCGTCAACCTGACCAACTCCCCCACCTTCGACGAGGCGTCCCCGGCCTTCTTCCAGAAGTCGATGGACAACCTCCTGGCGGCGGGCGCGGAGGGCGGCGTCGGCCACTTCGTGGTCCTGTCCATCGTGGGCGTGGACCAGGTCCCCGAGCTGGACTACTACCGGGCGAAGACGCTCCAGGAGGACATCCTGGCGGCCGGGCCGATCCCGTACTCGATCGTCCGTGCGACCCAGTTCATGGAGTTCGTCGAGGCGGTGCTCTCGTGGACCACCGAGAACGGCACCGTCCGGCTGCCCGCCACCCCGATCCAGCCGATCGCCGCCGCCGACGTGGCCCTGGCGGTCGCCGAGGTCGCCGCGGGCTCCCCGCTGGGCGGGGTACGGAACATCGCCGGCCCGGACGTCTTCACCCTGGACGAACTGGGCCGGATCACCGTGGCGCACGCGGCCGACGGCCGTACCGTCGTCACGGACCCCACCGCGGGGATGTTCGCCGCCGTCAGGGGTGACGTCCTCACGGACAAGAGCGCCCACCTCGCCCCCACCCGCTACACCGACTGGCTCGCCTGA
- a CDS encoding carboxypeptidase regulatory-like domain-containing protein, translated as MHPAPQAGPPATSPTHAAPHPRLVRTLAETLWFPLALFLGFLFCFAPALHSPQPHHTRIAVAGPVSGPDSGTGIRSALDHEYPGGFEVSTVGGAVQARHAVTHREAAAALVTGDDPVLYVTKAEGAVLAQKMTSVFTALAAEQGHTLAVQEVVPLHQADPMGTSAVYVGIAWSVPGYILATALLRAVSFNRRKKFLFILGVAVLFSAIGSAVGAAAGFLPASPSSMVIAFLLTTAVATVASGLAPFTRQFFPLVGMGLFIVLSIPTSGGAAPATLLPTFFQYVHAVMPLANGVDALRGVLYFGGAGTLRPVLVLCAWIAAGLGLMGLDALRHRRRDARPAARNVEPAPPAVELTEDAEPVEPPTEDPALSYPLPVALPVHRHHFGDREPDLIGTVHGVGRGPVHHASVTVIDGHGRQLVRTTTDALGRYALAGLPEGHLNIIASSPGQTPAVQRKHLRPGTVVRSDFALRGNGPKERERSGAANPAE; from the coding sequence ATGCACCCCGCACCTCAGGCCGGGCCCCCGGCCACCTCCCCGACGCACGCCGCGCCGCACCCCCGCCTGGTCCGCACCCTCGCCGAGACCCTCTGGTTCCCGCTGGCCCTCTTCCTCGGCTTCCTCTTCTGCTTCGCCCCCGCACTGCACTCGCCGCAGCCCCACCACACGAGGATCGCGGTGGCCGGACCGGTCTCCGGTCCCGACTCCGGTACGGGCATCCGCTCCGCGCTGGACCACGAGTACCCGGGCGGCTTCGAGGTCTCCACGGTGGGCGGGGCCGTGCAGGCGCGGCATGCGGTCACCCACCGCGAGGCGGCGGCGGCACTGGTGACGGGCGACGATCCGGTCCTCTACGTCACCAAGGCGGAAGGCGCGGTCCTCGCGCAGAAGATGACCTCCGTCTTCACCGCGCTCGCCGCCGAGCAGGGGCACACCCTCGCCGTCCAGGAGGTCGTACCGCTCCACCAGGCGGACCCGATGGGCACCTCCGCCGTCTACGTCGGCATCGCGTGGAGCGTCCCGGGCTACATCCTGGCGACGGCCCTGCTGCGCGCGGTGAGCTTCAACCGGCGGAAGAAGTTCCTGTTCATCCTCGGTGTGGCCGTCCTCTTCAGCGCGATCGGCTCGGCGGTCGGCGCGGCGGCGGGGTTCCTCCCCGCGTCCCCGTCGTCCATGGTCATCGCCTTCCTGCTGACCACCGCCGTCGCCACCGTCGCGTCGGGACTCGCCCCCTTCACCCGGCAGTTCTTCCCACTGGTGGGCATGGGCCTGTTCATCGTGCTGTCCATCCCCACCAGCGGCGGCGCCGCGCCCGCCACGCTGCTGCCGACGTTCTTCCAGTACGTCCACGCCGTCATGCCTCTCGCCAACGGGGTGGACGCCCTGCGCGGGGTGCTCTACTTCGGCGGGGCGGGCACCCTGCGTCCCGTACTCGTCCTCTGCGCCTGGATCGCGGCGGGCCTCGGGCTGATGGGGCTCGACGCCCTGCGCCACCGCCGCCGGGACGCCCGGCCGGCGGCACGGAACGTCGAGCCTGCTCCACCTGCGGTGGAGCTCACCGAGGACGCGGAGCCGGTGGAGCCGCCGACGGAGGACCCGGCACTGAGCTACCCGCTCCCGGTGGCGCTGCCGGTGCACCGGCACCACTTCGGGGACCGGGAGCCGGACCTGATCGGTACCGTGCACGGGGTCGGCCGCGGGCCCGTCCACCACGCCTCCGTCACGGTGATCGACGGCCACGGGCGCCAGCTGGTGCGCACCACCACCGACGCGCTCGGCCGGTACGCACTGGCAGGGCTGCCCGAGGGGCACCTGAACATCATCGCCTCCTCGCCCGGACAGACACCCGCCGTCCAGCGCAAGCACCTGCGCCCCGGCACGGTGGTCCGCTCCGACTTCGCGCTGCGGGGCAACGGGCCGAAGGAGCGGGAGCGATCGGGAGCGGCGAACCCCGCGGAGTAG
- a CDS encoding amidohydrolase, with translation MSDGARTVLAGLDGIRPGLEELYKDLHAHPELGLVEHRTAAAMSGALREAGYEVVEGIGGTGVVGVLANGDGPVVLARADMDALPVLERTGLPYASTATVTGEDGSEQPVAHACGHDVHMTSLIGAARLLAESREAWRGTFVALFQPSEERGDGADAMIADGLTSRVPRPDVVFAQHVLAHPAGYVGTRPGPFLSAADSLRVTVYGRGGHGSMPQAAVDPVVMAAMIVVRLQTIVSRELAATTPAVVTVGSIHAGTGPNVIPDSAVVQLNVRTYDEASRAQVLAAIERIVRAECQASGSPAEPLIEQIASFPPTVNDEAVTGRVAEAFAAHFGGDAHTIELQTASEDLSLIPDAFGVPFTYWGIGGIDPELYAGAVRNGTVARDVPVNHSPFFAPVLQPTLDTGVSALTVAALAWLGV, from the coding sequence ATGAGCGACGGAGCTCGCACCGTACTGGCCGGCCTGGACGGCATCCGCCCGGGCCTGGAGGAGCTGTACAAGGATCTGCACGCCCACCCCGAACTCGGCCTCGTGGAACACCGCACGGCCGCCGCGATGTCCGGGGCGCTGCGCGAGGCCGGGTACGAGGTCGTCGAGGGCATCGGCGGGACCGGAGTCGTCGGTGTGCTGGCCAACGGCGACGGGCCGGTCGTCCTGGCCCGCGCCGACATGGACGCCCTCCCGGTCCTGGAGCGGACCGGACTCCCGTACGCCTCCACCGCGACGGTGACCGGCGAGGACGGCTCCGAGCAGCCCGTGGCGCACGCCTGCGGACACGACGTGCACATGACCTCGCTGATCGGTGCCGCACGGCTGCTGGCGGAGTCCCGGGAAGCCTGGCGGGGCACCTTCGTGGCGCTCTTCCAGCCCTCCGAGGAGCGGGGCGACGGCGCGGACGCGATGATCGCCGACGGCCTGACCTCGCGGGTTCCCCGCCCCGACGTGGTGTTCGCCCAGCACGTGCTGGCCCACCCGGCCGGTTACGTCGGGACGCGCCCGGGGCCGTTCCTCTCCGCCGCCGACAGCCTGCGGGTCACCGTGTACGGCCGGGGCGGGCACGGCTCGATGCCTCAGGCGGCGGTGGACCCCGTGGTGATGGCCGCGATGATCGTCGTACGCCTGCAGACCATCGTCTCCCGGGAGTTGGCGGCCACCACCCCCGCCGTCGTCACCGTGGGCAGCATCCACGCCGGTACCGGCCCCAACGTCATCCCGGACAGCGCGGTCGTCCAGCTCAACGTCCGTACCTACGACGAGGCTTCGCGCGCCCAGGTGCTGGCCGCGATCGAGCGGATCGTGCGCGCCGAATGCCAGGCGTCCGGTTCGCCGGCGGAGCCCCTGATCGAGCAGATCGCCTCCTTCCCGCCCACGGTCAACGACGAGGCCGTGACCGGACGGGTCGCCGAGGCGTTCGCCGCCCACTTCGGCGGGGACGCGCACACCATCGAGCTCCAGACGGCCAGCGAGGACCTGAGCCTGATCCCGGACGCGTTCGGGGTGCCGTTCACGTACTGGGGCATCGGTGGCATCGACCCTGAGCTGTACGCCGGGGCCGTGCGGAACGGCACCGTCGCCCGGGACGTACCGGTCAACCACAGCCCCTTCTTCGCCCCGGTCCTCCAGCCCACCCTGGACACCGGGGTCAGCGCCCTGACCGTCGCGGCCCTGGCCTGGCTCGGCGTCTGA